One window of Burkholderia vietnamiensis LMG 10929 genomic DNA carries:
- the tssE gene encoding type VI secretion system baseplate subunit TssE encodes MKRFEPSFLDKLFDDEPHLPASAAMRQLSLDELKNTVARDVEAILNTRIAHTELELAALPECQKSVLTYGLNDFAGLSLASHYDRAFICKSIQQAIARHEPRLQQVQVTFELNEQSTNALYFAIQALLVVHPAEEPVNFDAMLQPSTLQYSVTRARAARMQ; translated from the coding sequence ATGAAACGCTTCGAACCCAGTTTTCTCGACAAGCTGTTCGACGACGAACCGCACCTGCCGGCCTCGGCAGCGATGCGGCAATTGTCGCTGGACGAGCTCAAGAACACGGTCGCCCGCGACGTCGAGGCGATCCTCAACACCCGTATCGCGCACACCGAACTCGAGCTGGCGGCGCTGCCGGAATGCCAGAAATCGGTGCTTACCTACGGGCTGAACGACTTCGCGGGCCTGAGCCTCGCGAGTCACTATGACCGCGCGTTCATCTGCAAGTCGATCCAGCAGGCCATCGCACGCCACGAGCCGCGGTTGCAGCAGGTACAGGTGACGTTCGAGCTGAACGAGCAGTCGACCAACGCGCTGTACTTCGCGATCCAGGCGCTGCTCGTCGTGCATCCGGCCGAGGAGCCGGTGAATTTCGACGCGATGCTGCAGCCGTCGACGCTGCAGTATTCGGTCACGCGCGCACGCGCGGCCAGAATGCAGTGA
- the tssH gene encoding type VI secretion system ATPase TssH, whose amino-acid sequence MSTPLKTLITKLNPLCRHAAERAASACLARGHYEVDLEHLFIALLDEATGDLPLALRASRVDPHALRADLERELTRLKTGNTRTPVFSVHLIALFEQAWLIASLDSQLGRIRSGHLLLALLTAPDLAQFAQRMSAQFAEMNVTDLKHKFDEIMAGSSEAEPRQPDGDDGGDAVSGVAPGASAAGPSKTPALDTYTTNLTQRARDGKIDPVIGREAEIRQAIDILMRRRQNNPIMTGEAGVGKTAVVEGLALRIAADDVPPPLRGVALHVLDMGLLQAGASVKGEFENRLKSVIDEVKKSAHPIILFIDEAHTIIGAGGQAGQNDAANLLKPALARGELRTIAATTWSEYKKYFEKDAALARRFQVVKVEEPSEPLAAAMLRGMSGLMEKHFNVRILDDAITEAVRLSHRYISGRQLPDKAISVLDTACAKVALAHSATPAAIDDTKKRIERIDAEIASLEREAAGGASHDERLGELRGARDTALAQLSDDEARYEAERAIVAEITELRETLDRARHASEDGEPVDVPATREKLAERVAALHALQGGEPMVPLQVDGHVVAEIVAAWTGIPLGRMVKDEIDTVLNLQPLLGARVIGQDHALDAIAQRVRTASANLEDPNKPRGVFMFVGPSGVGKTETALALADILYGGERKMVTINMSEYQEAHSVSGLKGSPPGYVGYGEGGVLTEAVRRNPYSVVLLDEVEKAHPDVLEMFFQVFDKGTMDDAEGREIDFRNTLIILTSNVGSAAVMQACLNKTADELPDPDALAEALRPQLYKTFKPAFLGRMKVVPYYPISDDVLAEIIELKLERIRRRIEANHKAAFEWDESLVDAVLARCTEVDSGARNVDHILNGTLLPEIAGHVLGRIADGAAIARIAVRADDAGEFAYTVE is encoded by the coding sequence ATGAGCACGCCCCTGAAGACCCTGATCACGAAACTGAACCCGCTGTGCCGGCACGCGGCCGAACGCGCGGCGAGCGCGTGCCTGGCGCGCGGCCATTACGAGGTCGATCTGGAGCACCTGTTCATCGCGCTGCTCGACGAGGCGACGGGCGATCTGCCGCTCGCGTTGCGCGCGAGCCGCGTCGATCCGCATGCGCTGCGTGCCGATCTCGAGCGCGAACTCACGCGGCTGAAGACGGGCAACACGCGCACGCCGGTGTTCTCCGTGCATCTGATCGCGCTGTTCGAGCAGGCGTGGCTGATCGCGTCGCTCGATTCGCAGCTCGGCCGGATCCGCTCGGGCCATCTGCTGCTCGCGCTGCTGACCGCGCCCGATCTCGCGCAGTTCGCGCAGCGGATGTCCGCGCAGTTCGCGGAAATGAACGTGACCGACCTGAAGCACAAGTTCGACGAGATCATGGCCGGCTCGAGCGAAGCCGAGCCGCGCCAGCCCGATGGCGACGACGGCGGCGATGCGGTGTCCGGCGTGGCGCCGGGCGCGTCGGCGGCCGGCCCGTCGAAGACGCCCGCGCTCGACACGTACACGACGAACCTCACGCAGCGCGCACGCGACGGCAAGATCGACCCGGTGATCGGCCGCGAAGCCGAGATCCGCCAGGCGATCGACATCCTGATGCGCCGCCGCCAGAACAACCCGATCATGACCGGCGAGGCCGGCGTCGGCAAAACGGCGGTCGTCGAGGGGCTCGCGCTGCGGATCGCCGCGGACGACGTGCCGCCGCCGCTGCGCGGCGTCGCGCTGCACGTGCTCGACATGGGGCTGCTGCAGGCCGGCGCGAGCGTGAAGGGCGAGTTCGAGAACCGCCTGAAGAGCGTGATCGACGAGGTGAAGAAGAGCGCGCACCCGATCATCCTGTTCATCGACGAGGCGCACACGATCATCGGCGCGGGCGGCCAGGCCGGCCAGAACGATGCGGCCAACCTGCTGAAGCCGGCGCTCGCACGCGGCGAGCTGCGCACGATCGCCGCGACGACGTGGAGCGAATACAAGAAGTACTTCGAGAAGGATGCGGCGCTCGCGCGGCGCTTCCAGGTCGTGAAGGTCGAGGAGCCGAGCGAGCCGCTCGCGGCCGCGATGCTGCGCGGGATGTCGGGGCTGATGGAGAAGCACTTCAACGTGCGGATTCTCGACGATGCGATCACCGAGGCCGTGCGCCTGTCGCATCGCTATATCAGCGGCCGCCAGCTGCCGGACAAGGCGATCAGCGTGCTCGACACCGCATGCGCGAAGGTCGCGCTCGCGCACAGCGCGACGCCGGCGGCGATCGACGACACGAAGAAGCGCATCGAGCGCATCGACGCGGAGATCGCGTCGCTCGAGCGCGAAGCGGCCGGCGGCGCGTCGCACGACGAGCGGCTCGGCGAGCTGCGCGGCGCGCGCGACACGGCGCTCGCGCAATTGAGCGACGACGAAGCGCGCTATGAAGCGGAGCGCGCGATCGTCGCCGAGATCACCGAGCTGCGCGAGACGCTCGACCGCGCGCGCCACGCATCGGAAGACGGCGAGCCGGTCGACGTGCCGGCCACGCGCGAGAAGCTCGCCGAGCGCGTCGCGGCGCTGCATGCACTGCAGGGCGGCGAGCCGATGGTGCCGCTGCAGGTCGACGGACACGTCGTGGCCGAGATCGTCGCCGCATGGACGGGCATTCCGCTCGGCCGGATGGTGAAGGACGAGATCGACACCGTGCTGAACCTGCAGCCGCTGCTCGGTGCGCGCGTGATCGGCCAGGATCACGCGCTCGACGCGATCGCGCAGCGCGTGCGCACCGCGAGCGCGAACCTCGAGGATCCGAACAAGCCGCGCGGCGTGTTCATGTTCGTCGGGCCGTCGGGCGTGGGCAAGACCGAGACGGCGCTCGCGCTGGCCGACATCCTGTACGGCGGCGAGCGCAAGATGGTCACGATCAACATGAGCGAGTATCAGGAGGCGCACAGCGTGTCGGGCCTGAAGGGCTCGCCGCCGGGCTACGTCGGCTACGGCGAGGGTGGCGTGCTGACCGAGGCCGTGCGCCGCAATCCGTACTCCGTCGTGCTGCTCGACGAAGTCGAGAAGGCGCACCCGGACGTGCTCGAGATGTTCTTCCAGGTGTTCGACAAGGGCACGATGGACGACGCCGAAGGGCGCGAGATCGACTTCCGCAACACGCTGATCATCCTGACGTCGAACGTCGGGTCGGCCGCGGTGATGCAGGCGTGCCTGAACAAGACGGCCGACGAGCTGCCCGACCCGGACGCGCTCGCCGAGGCGCTGCGTCCGCAGCTGTACAAGACCTTCAAGCCGGCGTTCCTCGGCCGGATGAAGGTCGTGCCGTACTACCCGATTTCCGACGACGTGCTGGCCGAGATCATCGAGCTGAAGCTCGAGCGCATTCGCCGCCGCATCGAAGCGAACCACAAGGCCGCGTTCGAATGGGACGAGTCGCTCGTCGATGCGGTGCTCGCGCGCTGCACCGAAGTCGATTCGGGCGCCCGCAACGTCGACCATATCCTGAACGGCACGCTGCTGCCCGAGATCGCCGGCCACGTGCTCGGCCGGATCGCCGACGGTGCGGCCATCGCGCGCATCGCCGTGCGCGCCGACGACGCGGGCGAATTCGCGTACACCGTCGAATGA
- a CDS encoding OmpA family protein gives MQRTIHARRTRLLPFFAALAAAGLVAGSAYAQNTGGATVTPVGNGTVATTALPSTPNASDAPGAAPGTASGTVVHGTAGTITPPPANATPGQVVAGGKVPDEATKAAVLQKLRDTYGAANVVDQIEVGDVATPPNWSTNVQKLLGAQLKQISKGQLKINGTQIEVKGEVHNEAQRQQLASDMANSLNPTYTIKNGLRVSASEQGVLDQTLANRTIEFETGSATLTPQGKQILDQMAAALAKMQNRTVDIIGHTDNSGNRTSNIALSQARADAVKGYLITKGIQPQQMTTTGVGPDQPIAPNDTADGRARNRRIEFRVGQ, from the coding sequence ATGCAACGCACGATTCACGCACGGCGCACGCGCCTGCTGCCGTTCTTCGCCGCGCTGGCTGCGGCCGGCCTCGTCGCCGGCAGCGCCTACGCGCAGAACACGGGCGGCGCGACCGTCACGCCGGTCGGCAACGGCACGGTCGCGACGACGGCGCTGCCGTCTACGCCGAATGCGAGCGACGCACCGGGGGCCGCGCCCGGCACGGCGTCGGGCACGGTCGTGCACGGCACGGCCGGCACGATCACGCCGCCGCCGGCGAACGCGACGCCCGGCCAGGTGGTGGCCGGCGGCAAGGTGCCCGACGAGGCGACCAAGGCCGCGGTACTGCAGAAGCTGCGCGACACGTACGGCGCGGCGAACGTGGTCGACCAGATCGAGGTGGGCGACGTCGCGACGCCGCCGAACTGGAGCACCAACGTGCAGAAGCTGCTCGGCGCGCAGCTCAAGCAGATCAGCAAGGGCCAGTTGAAGATCAACGGCACGCAGATCGAGGTGAAGGGCGAGGTGCACAACGAAGCGCAGCGCCAGCAGCTCGCGAGCGACATGGCGAATTCGCTGAACCCGACCTACACGATCAAGAACGGGCTGCGCGTGTCGGCGTCCGAACAGGGCGTGCTCGACCAGACGCTCGCGAACCGCACGATCGAGTTCGAGACCGGCAGCGCGACGCTGACGCCGCAAGGCAAGCAGATTCTCGATCAGATGGCGGCGGCGCTGGCGAAGATGCAGAACCGCACGGTCGACATCATCGGGCACACCGACAACTCCGGGAACCGGACCTCGAACATCGCGCTGAGCCAGGCGCGCGCGGATGCGGTGAAGGGCTATCTGATCACGAAGGGCATCCAGCCTCAGCAGATGACGACGACGGGCGTCGGGCCGGATCAGCCGATCGCGCCGAACGATACGGCGGACGGGCGGGCGAGGAATCGACGGATCGAGTTCCGGGTGGGGCAGTAG
- the tssA gene encoding type VI secretion system protein TssA: MPINLPELLTPISDASPSGDDLLFSNEFDAIQDARRHDDPTLDQGEWVTDIKEADWGFVVDHAGELLRTRTKDLRLAVWLTEALALEDGITGLTEGYALLEGLCRDYWDTVHPLPEGDDVEYRLGNVAWLSGRTAELLRGVAVTDGASNAFTTLDWEVAQHVAQAVKRDPEHAEEIARGKPSVEQIDASRRVTPIAFYTALLANLKAFEFALDAFEERLVERAGDSAPSFRQTRDAFETVYRLVERFAREQGYTGSAPHAPSAQQAQPERVEPSFGDAFHTEETHVQTQTASRAPVAQMIAGIQNRAQAVDQLRAVARYFRQTEPHSPVAYLADKAAEWADMPLHKWLESVVKDDGSLSHIRELLGVRPDEQS, encoded by the coding sequence ATGCCGATCAATCTCCCCGAGCTGCTGACGCCGATCAGCGATGCGTCGCCCAGCGGCGACGACCTGCTGTTCTCGAACGAATTCGACGCGATCCAGGATGCGCGGCGCCATGACGATCCGACGCTCGACCAGGGCGAATGGGTGACCGACATCAAGGAGGCCGACTGGGGCTTCGTCGTCGACCATGCCGGCGAGCTGCTGCGCACGCGCACCAAGGACCTGCGGCTCGCCGTGTGGCTGACCGAGGCGCTGGCGCTCGAGGACGGCATCACCGGCCTCACCGAAGGTTATGCGCTGCTGGAAGGCCTGTGCCGCGACTACTGGGACACCGTGCATCCGCTGCCCGAAGGCGACGACGTCGAATACCGGCTCGGCAACGTCGCGTGGCTGTCGGGGCGCACGGCCGAGCTGCTGCGCGGCGTCGCGGTGACCGACGGCGCGTCGAACGCGTTCACCACGCTCGACTGGGAGGTCGCGCAGCATGTGGCGCAGGCCGTGAAGCGCGATCCCGAACACGCCGAGGAAATCGCGCGCGGCAAGCCGTCGGTCGAGCAGATCGATGCATCGCGGCGCGTGACGCCGATCGCGTTCTACACGGCGCTGCTCGCGAACCTGAAGGCGTTCGAGTTCGCGCTCGACGCGTTCGAGGAGCGGCTGGTCGAACGCGCGGGCGATTCGGCGCCGAGCTTTCGGCAGACGCGCGATGCGTTCGAGACCGTGTATCGGCTCGTCGAGCGTTTCGCGCGCGAGCAGGGATATACGGGCAGCGCACCGCACGCGCCGTCGGCGCAGCAAGCGCAGCCGGAGCGCGTCGAACCGAGCTTCGGCGACGCGTTCCACACCGAGGAGACCCATGTGCAGACGCAGACCGCTTCGCGTGCGCCGGTGGCGCAAATGATCGCCGGCATCCAGAACCGCGCGCAGGCCGTCGACCAGCTGCGCGCGGTCGCGCGTTACTTCCGCCAGACCGAGCCGCACAGCCCGGTCGCGTATCTCGCGGACAAGGCCGCGGAATGGGCCGACATGCCGCTGCACAAGTGGCTCGAGAGCGTCGTGAAGGACGACGGATCGCTGTCGCATATCCGCGAGCTGCTCGGCGTGAGGCCCGACGAGCAGTCGTGA
- the tssF gene encoding type VI secretion system baseplate subunit TssF → MEELLPYYERELSFLRRYSQDFAERYPKIAARLALSGEHCEDPHVERMIESFALLGARINKKLDDDYPEFTEALLEVLYPHYLRPFPSCSIAQFTPASPGQQTEPVVIQRGTELKSRPIRGVQCRFRTAYDVTLAPIRISEARFTPVALAPSATVLPSNATGVISITFESLAAQLDLGALKLPSLRAHLHGEQSFVAALTDCLFVNVLAAYVEPERNGRWTALRNLPTAQAGFDEDDALIDYPAKSHPAYRLLTEYFAFPDKFDFVDFDVAAIARAAGRCQRATLHLVLQDVRSDSHVARLLELLTASHFRLFCTPIVNLFRQHGEPIRITHRAVSYPVIAEARRAFAYEVYSIDSVKLVRQQAHEESVIEFRPFYSLHHGESARIGHYWFARRNDWVAQKSPGYETEISIVDIDFEPTSPQTDTLSLDLTCTNRDLPAMLAFGLEGGDLFQEGGAQTSGISMLRRPTQSVRFERGRAAHWRLVSHLALNHVSLVAHGLAPLKEMLTLYDLRRTAVSMRQIDGLAGVEQRGAVQWLPGKPFATFVRGIEIRLTIDEEHFVGASLASFVRVLDSFFGLYVHLNSFVQLVVVSKRTGEEIIRCKPRTGESILA, encoded by the coding sequence ATGGAAGAATTGCTGCCGTATTACGAGCGCGAATTATCGTTTTTGCGGCGCTATTCGCAAGATTTCGCGGAACGCTATCCGAAGATCGCGGCGCGGCTCGCGTTGTCGGGCGAGCATTGCGAGGATCCCCACGTCGAGCGGATGATCGAGTCGTTCGCGCTGCTCGGCGCGCGCATCAACAAGAAGCTCGACGACGACTACCCCGAGTTCACCGAAGCGCTGCTGGAAGTGCTGTATCCGCACTACCTGCGGCCGTTCCCGTCGTGCTCGATCGCGCAGTTCACGCCGGCCTCGCCCGGCCAGCAGACCGAACCGGTCGTGATCCAGCGCGGCACCGAGCTGAAGAGCCGCCCGATTCGCGGCGTGCAATGCCGGTTCCGCACCGCCTACGACGTGACGCTCGCGCCGATCCGCATCTCCGAGGCACGCTTCACGCCGGTCGCGCTCGCGCCGAGCGCGACGGTGCTGCCGTCCAACGCGACGGGCGTGATCTCGATCACGTTCGAATCGCTCGCCGCGCAGCTCGACCTCGGCGCGCTGAAGCTGCCGTCGCTGCGCGCGCACTTGCACGGCGAGCAGTCGTTCGTCGCCGCGCTGACCGACTGCCTGTTCGTCAACGTGCTGGCCGCGTACGTCGAGCCCGAGCGCAATGGCCGCTGGACCGCGTTGCGCAACCTGCCGACCGCGCAGGCCGGCTTCGACGAAGACGACGCGCTGATCGATTACCCGGCGAAGTCGCATCCCGCCTATCGGCTGCTGACCGAATACTTCGCGTTTCCCGACAAGTTCGACTTCGTCGATTTCGACGTCGCGGCGATCGCGCGCGCGGCGGGCCGCTGCCAGCGCGCGACGCTGCATCTCGTGCTGCAGGACGTGCGCAGCGATTCGCATGTCGCGCGCCTGCTCGAGCTGCTGACGGCCAGCCATTTCCGGCTGTTCTGCACGCCGATCGTCAACCTGTTCCGCCAGCACGGCGAGCCGATCCGCATCACGCACCGCGCGGTGTCGTATCCGGTGATCGCCGAGGCGCGGCGCGCGTTCGCGTACGAGGTGTACTCGATCGATTCGGTGAAGCTCGTCAGGCAGCAGGCGCACGAGGAATCGGTGATCGAGTTCCGGCCGTTCTACTCGCTGCATCACGGCGAATCGGCGCGGATCGGCCACTACTGGTTCGCGCGCCGCAACGACTGGGTCGCGCAAAAGAGCCCCGGCTACGAAACGGAGATCTCGATCGTCGACATCGACTTCGAGCCGACGTCGCCGCAAACCGACACGCTGAGCCTCGACCTCACCTGCACCAACCGCGACCTGCCGGCGATGCTCGCGTTCGGCCTCGAAGGCGGCGACCTGTTCCAGGAAGGTGGCGCGCAGACGAGCGGCATCTCGATGCTGCGGCGCCCGACGCAGAGCGTGCGCTTCGAGCGCGGCCGCGCCGCGCACTGGCGGCTCGTGTCGCATCTCGCGCTGAACCACGTGTCGCTGGTCGCGCACGGGCTCGCGCCGCTCAAGGAAATGCTGACCTTGTACGACCTGCGGCGCACCGCGGTGTCGATGCGCCAGATCGACGGCCTCGCCGGCGTCGAGCAGCGCGGCGCCGTGCAGTGGCTGCCCGGCAAGCCGTTCGCCACCTTCGTGCGCGGCATCGAGATTCGCCTGACCATCGACGAGGAGCATTTCGTCGGCGCGAGCCTCGCGTCGTTCGTGCGCGTGCTCGACAGCTTCTTCGGGCTGTACGTGCACCTCAACAGTTTCGTTCAACTAGTCGTGGTGTCGAAGCGCACCGGCGAGGAGATCATCCGATGCAAGCCCCGAACCGGCGAATCGATCCTGGCGTAG
- a CDS encoding Hcp family type VI secretion system effector, producing MLHMHMQFGSPAVKGESADKDHQGWIELKSWDHSIVQPRSATASTAGGHTMTRCEHGDMIFTKEIDSSSPLLYQHASGGTTFDEVTVHFSRADGEGKRVQYLEVKLKYVIISSIAPSVREEGLPIETFSLKYAAVQWKQTQQKIGGNQGGNTQGAWSLTKNDKTYAV from the coding sequence ATGTTACATATGCACATGCAGTTTGGTAGTCCGGCGGTGAAGGGCGAGTCCGCCGACAAGGACCATCAGGGCTGGATCGAACTGAAATCGTGGGATCACTCGATCGTTCAGCCGCGTTCGGCAACGGCATCGACCGCAGGCGGTCACACGATGACGCGTTGCGAGCACGGCGACATGATCTTCACGAAGGAGATCGATTCGTCGAGCCCGCTGCTGTATCAGCACGCTTCGGGCGGCACCACGTTCGACGAAGTCACGGTCCATTTCTCGCGCGCGGACGGCGAAGGCAAGCGCGTGCAGTATCTGGAAGTGAAGCTCAAGTACGTGATCATCTCGAGCATCGCGCCGAGCGTGCGTGAAGAAGGTCTGCCGATCGAGACGTTCTCGCTCAAGTACGCAGCCGTGCAGTGGAAGCAAACCCAGCAGAAGATCGGCGGCAACCAGGGCGGCAACACGCAGGGCGCCTGGAGTCTGACGAAGAACGACAAGACCTACGCGGTCTAA
- the tssG gene encoding type VI secretion system baseplate subunit TssG, producing MQAPNRRIDPGVVDALLDEPHRFEFFQAVRVLEGLFARQASDAPGAWRQGDVVAQRIEFRNTLSIGFPPSEIEGARSFDDDGTPLDSGDARGAALAAGELGRVQLTPAFFGLLGGQGALPLHYTEQIVAREHLKRDHAARAFFDVFSNRATALFYAAWKKYRLPFHYELDRDERYLPLLLAIAGVPSDEVRDSLAAGAGGVLDEAVAGYALAARHRPMSAAYLQRTLSDYFRVPVKIDQFVGKWYDVPPDQLSVLGEVNAVLGATALVGERVWQRDMRARIVVGPLSKRDYEAFLPGGPHAIALERMLTLLAGVTLEYEVKLVLKRTEVGASVLGAGSRLGWDAFLCTRDAAEDRSDARYELHVIH from the coding sequence ATGCAAGCCCCGAACCGGCGAATCGATCCTGGCGTAGTCGACGCGCTGCTCGACGAGCCGCACCGCTTCGAGTTCTTCCAGGCCGTGCGCGTGCTCGAGGGGCTGTTCGCGCGGCAGGCGTCCGATGCGCCGGGCGCGTGGCGGCAGGGCGACGTCGTCGCGCAGCGCATCGAGTTCCGCAACACGCTGTCGATCGGCTTCCCGCCGAGCGAAATCGAAGGCGCGCGCTCGTTCGACGACGACGGCACGCCGCTCGATTCGGGCGACGCGCGCGGCGCGGCGCTCGCCGCCGGCGAGCTCGGCCGCGTCCAGCTGACGCCCGCGTTCTTCGGGCTGCTCGGCGGGCAGGGCGCGCTGCCGCTGCACTACACCGAGCAGATCGTCGCGCGCGAGCATCTCAAGCGCGACCATGCGGCGCGCGCGTTCTTCGACGTGTTCTCGAACCGCGCGACCGCGCTGTTCTACGCTGCGTGGAAGAAGTACCGGCTGCCGTTCCATTACGAACTCGACCGCGACGAGCGCTATCTGCCGCTGTTGCTCGCGATCGCCGGCGTGCCGAGCGACGAGGTGCGCGACAGTCTCGCGGCCGGCGCGGGCGGCGTGCTCGACGAAGCCGTCGCCGGCTACGCGCTGGCCGCGCGGCATCGGCCGATGTCGGCCGCGTACCTGCAGCGCACGCTGTCCGACTACTTCCGCGTGCCGGTGAAGATCGACCAGTTCGTCGGCAAGTGGTACGACGTGCCGCCCGATCAGCTGAGCGTGCTCGGCGAAGTCAACGCCGTGCTCGGCGCGACGGCGCTGGTCGGCGAACGGGTGTGGCAGCGCGACATGCGCGCGCGGATCGTCGTCGGCCCGCTGTCCAAGCGCGATTACGAAGCGTTCCTGCCCGGCGGCCCGCACGCGATCGCGCTCGAACGGATGCTGACGCTGCTCGCCGGCGTCACGCTCGAATACGAGGTCAAGCTCGTGCTCAAGCGCACGGAAGTGGGCGCGAGCGTGCTCGGCGCGGGCTCGCGGCTCGGCTGGGACGCGTTCCTCTGCACGCGCGACGCGGCGGAGGATCGCTCCGACGCCCGCTACGAGCTGCACGTGATTCACTGA
- the tagF gene encoding type VI secretion system-associated protein TagF, with amino-acid sequence MTQTVQAQIAYFGKIPSRGDFVKSPHNPQLLQTLDRWIAQALELLAEDPRWKIVYEDAKPMHFAFLGSRSKLAIAGHMVASHDVSMRRFPFLGATALEVERPLAFLARSPLAFARLWSRVAAQMPALLAKEEPPGALQALGDTQVPIDVGGPGTSHDGTFNDFVEHQSLYGLQQMLLESGHPVRLRGAMLALGSLLRPVMQSGSSHIERGLTLPLPVDPFYRSLVAAFWLELIAPFVAQADFELAIFIGTIAERERLIVGFNGASSKTLLSVVDPQTYAAHNIDIDDPEWIDAHAQNDHRISKLVSYLDQPQLSLRVAIDAFREAFIGG; translated from the coding sequence ATGACGCAAACCGTTCAGGCGCAGATCGCCTACTTCGGCAAGATTCCGTCGCGCGGCGACTTCGTGAAGAGCCCGCACAACCCGCAGCTGCTGCAGACGCTCGATCGCTGGATCGCGCAGGCGCTGGAGCTGCTCGCGGAGGATCCGCGCTGGAAGATCGTCTACGAGGATGCGAAGCCGATGCATTTCGCGTTCCTCGGCTCGCGCAGCAAGCTGGCGATCGCGGGGCACATGGTCGCGAGCCATGACGTGTCGATGCGCCGCTTCCCGTTCCTCGGCGCGACCGCGCTGGAGGTCGAGCGGCCGCTCGCGTTCCTCGCGCGCAGCCCGCTCGCGTTCGCGCGGCTGTGGTCGCGCGTCGCCGCGCAGATGCCGGCGCTGCTCGCGAAGGAGGAGCCGCCCGGCGCGCTGCAGGCGCTCGGCGACACGCAGGTGCCGATCGACGTCGGCGGCCCCGGCACGTCGCACGACGGCACCTTCAACGACTTCGTCGAACACCAGTCGCTGTACGGGCTGCAGCAGATGCTGCTCGAGAGCGGCCATCCGGTGCGGCTGCGCGGCGCGATGCTCGCGCTCGGCTCGCTGCTGCGGCCGGTGATGCAAAGCGGCTCGTCGCACATCGAGCGCGGCCTGACGCTGCCGCTGCCGGTCGATCCGTTCTACCGAAGCCTCGTCGCCGCGTTCTGGCTCGAACTGATTGCACCGTTCGTCGCGCAGGCCGATTTCGAGCTCGCGATCTTCATCGGCACGATCGCCGAGCGCGAACGACTGATCGTCGGCTTCAACGGTGCGTCGTCGAAGACGCTGCTGAGCGTCGTCGATCCGCAGACCTACGCCGCCCACAACATCGACATCGACGATCCCGAGTGGATCGACGCCCATGCGCAAAACGACCACCGGATCAGCAAGCTCGTCAGCTACCTCGACCAACCGCAACTGTCGCTGCGCGTCGCCATCGACGCGTTCCGCGAAGCGTTCATCGGAGGCTGA